From the genome of Sphingobacterium kitahiroshimense, one region includes:
- a CDS encoding SMUG2 DNA glycosylase family protein, which translates to MDNAKTIATQIIEFNKQLHYSGNLPDDFRVLNPYFENPETLIVMEKFYNKYYDDTAPRKFIIGINPSRHGAGVTGVPFTDTKRLEHICGIPMKSAHTHEISSVFLYDMIKEFGGTQTFYRQFYINSPFPLAIVRRTKENKWINANYYDDRNLFAMVKPFMIESLKKHISLGLETTNVFVLGKKNATFIEKINKEEHLFANLTILDHPRYIQQYKSREKEHYINKYIGVLGT; encoded by the coding sequence ATGGACAACGCCAAGACTATAGCAACACAAATAATTGAGTTTAATAAACAATTACATTACTCAGGAAATCTTCCAGATGACTTTCGGGTATTAAATCCTTACTTTGAAAACCCGGAGACCTTAATCGTTATGGAAAAGTTTTACAACAAGTATTACGACGACACTGCTCCTAGAAAATTCATTATAGGAATCAATCCTAGCCGTCACGGTGCAGGGGTCACAGGCGTACCATTTACAGACACCAAAAGGTTAGAACACATCTGTGGTATCCCCATGAAATCTGCACATACCCATGAAATATCTTCCGTTTTTCTTTATGACATGATTAAGGAATTTGGTGGTACACAAACTTTTTATCGACAATTTTACATCAATTCACCGTTCCCATTAGCCATTGTCCGCAGAACAAAGGAAAACAAATGGATCAATGCAAACTATTATGATGATAGAAACTTGTTTGCAATGGTTAAGCCATTTATGATCGAATCTCTAAAAAAACACATAAGCTTAGGCCTCGAAACAACTAACGTATTTGTATTGGGAAAAAAGAATGCAACATTTATTGAAAAAATAAATAAAGAGGAACATTTGTTCGCGAATTTAACGATTCTAGATCACCCACGCTACATCCAACAATATAAATCACGAGAAAAAGAGCATTATATAAATAAATATATCGGTGTACTAGGGACTTAG
- a CDS encoding TonB-dependent receptor, producing MLKPLSFLLFLVSITHIGIAQKRYNISGTITDISTGETLIGASVKLQELPQSGSLSNSYGFYSIGATEGRYVLISSYIGYKTYTDTITVDKNFVINIALQSQAMLEEVVISTSRKNNKNISSPQMGIEKLNMKQINQLPVVLGEQDVLKSITLMPGIKSSGEGNTGFYVRGGGSDQNLILLDEATVYNASHLLGFFSTFNSDAIKDVSIYKGGMPAEYGGRLSSVLDIKMNEGNNKKITVQGGIGMIASRIKVEGPIVKDKGSFMISARRTYADLFLKASSDTTINKSTLFFYDVNAKANYRFNDNNAIYLSGYFGKDVLGLQDIFGTNWGNATGTVRFNHVFNSKLFSNTSFIYSKYNYVIEGLDRADGFKATSKITDLNFKQDFNYYASYNHTLRFGIQATRHDISPGDITTTASSSFNDKHVEHRYGYEMAAYLSDEWKVNDKLSMIYGLRLSSMLLVGPGTFSKYDMLGNTLISEKYKTGEVVQNYLNLEPRFSVSYMLDDQQSIKASYNRNTQNIHLLTNSTSASPTDLYVMSSKNIKPEIADQISTGYFRNFKDNIYELSVELYYKNLQNQIDYKDAAQLLVNQDVESQLLYGIGRAYGTELFLKKRYGKFNGWLGYTLSKTERKFEGINDGRYYPATHDRTHDLSLVAIYKYNEKWTFSSNFVYGTGKAVTYPTGKYNIGGNTTFSYSQRNAYRQPATHRLDLAATFEGAPGKYFQSSWTFGIYNVYANKDPYRIAFRDSKKIPNATEAVQTSIFGVPIPSITWNFKF from the coding sequence ATGTTAAAACCACTATCTTTTCTATTATTTTTAGTATCAATCACCCATATAGGTATTGCTCAAAAGCGATACAACATATCAGGAACTATAACAGATATATCAACCGGTGAAACACTAATTGGTGCTTCGGTTAAACTTCAGGAATTACCACAGTCCGGCAGTTTAAGTAATTCATATGGTTTTTACTCAATTGGTGCGACGGAAGGACGTTATGTACTGATAAGTTCTTACATTGGCTATAAGACCTACACAGATACCATCACCGTTGATAAAAATTTTGTTATAAATATCGCATTGCAATCACAAGCAATGCTTGAAGAGGTAGTCATATCTACAAGCAGAAAAAACAACAAAAATATTTCTTCTCCGCAAATGGGTATTGAAAAGCTCAATATGAAGCAAATTAATCAACTACCTGTCGTTCTAGGTGAACAAGATGTGTTAAAAAGCATCACACTCATGCCGGGAATAAAAAGTTCCGGAGAAGGAAATACTGGTTTTTATGTACGGGGTGGAGGTTCGGATCAAAATTTAATTCTATTAGATGAAGCTACTGTTTACAACGCTTCTCATCTATTAGGTTTCTTTTCAACATTCAATTCAGATGCGATCAAAGATGTGAGTATCTACAAAGGTGGTATGCCTGCTGAATATGGCGGAAGATTATCGTCTGTCTTAGACATAAAAATGAATGAAGGGAATAATAAAAAAATAACTGTTCAAGGCGGTATAGGGATGATTGCCTCCCGCATTAAAGTTGAAGGACCTATCGTGAAGGATAAAGGTTCGTTTATGATTTCTGCCCGTCGTACTTATGCGGACCTGTTCCTGAAAGCTTCATCAGATACCACAATAAATAAAAGTACTTTATTTTTTTATGACGTTAACGCAAAAGCAAACTACAGATTCAACGATAATAACGCAATTTACCTTTCAGGCTATTTTGGCAAGGATGTATTGGGTCTTCAGGACATTTTTGGCACTAATTGGGGAAATGCAACAGGTACAGTAAGATTTAATCACGTTTTCAATAGTAAATTATTTTCAAACACTTCATTCATCTACAGCAAATACAACTATGTCATTGAAGGACTCGATCGAGCTGATGGCTTTAAAGCGACTTCAAAAATTACCGACTTAAATTTTAAACAAGATTTCAATTATTATGCAAGTTACAATCATACGTTAAGATTTGGAATCCAGGCAACAAGACACGATATCTCGCCTGGAGATATTACTACCACAGCGAGTTCAAGTTTTAATGACAAGCATGTTGAACATCGGTATGGTTATGAAATGGCAGCGTACCTAAGCGATGAGTGGAAGGTTAACGACAAATTAAGCATGATATACGGTCTACGTCTAAGTTCAATGCTACTCGTCGGTCCTGGAACATTCAGCAAATATGATATGTTAGGCAATACGTTAATATCAGAAAAGTATAAGACAGGCGAAGTTGTTCAAAATTATTTAAATTTAGAACCTCGATTTAGCGTAAGCTATATGTTAGACGATCAGCAATCAATCAAGGCCTCATATAATAGAAATACACAAAACATTCACCTTTTAACAAACTCAACGAGCGCTAGTCCTACAGATTTATATGTCATGAGCAGCAAAAATATCAAACCAGAAATCGCAGATCAGATTTCTACTGGATATTTTAGAAATTTCAAAGACAATATATACGAATTATCAGTTGAGCTATATTATAAAAATTTACAAAATCAGATCGATTACAAAGATGCAGCACAATTACTAGTCAATCAGGATGTTGAATCACAACTCCTTTACGGTATTGGCAGGGCCTATGGTACTGAGTTATTCCTCAAGAAAAGATATGGAAAATTTAACGGATGGCTTGGCTATACCCTATCTAAAACGGAACGTAAATTTGAAGGGATAAATGACGGAAGATATTACCCAGCAACACACGACCGCACACACGATTTATCTCTAGTTGCTATTTACAAATACAACGAAAAATGGACATTTTCGAGCAATTTCGTTTATGGAACAGGTAAAGCTGTAACCTATCCTACTGGCAAATATAATATTGGAGGTAACACAACTTTCTCTTATTCACAAAGAAATGCTTATCGCCAGCCAGCCACTCATCGTTTAGATTTAGCGGCGACTTTCGAGGGAGCACCTGGTAAATATTTTCAGTCCAGCTGGACCTTTGGTATTTATAATGTGTACGCTAATAAAGATCCATATCGAATAGCGTTTAGAGATAGTAAAAAAATTCCTAATGCAACTGAAGCAGTTCAAACCAGCATATTTGGAGTACCGATTCCTTCCATTACCTGGAATTTTAAATTTTAA
- a CDS encoding DUF4249 domain-containing protein, whose amino-acid sequence MKKTIFYILLLVLFILAQSCEKVIDIQVNDEIGKLVIEASINNTSSQQEIKLSRNVSFSAGNDYPSVKGARVIVYDNEEKEYVFQETIPGTYVAKDFTGQSGRSYSMDIQVNESKFTAKSKMPQEVLLDSIIAEKPKLGDKDTRNIKVFYRDPKDDANQYRFILFVNNKQIKDVYALNDDFNNGNPVSITLRPSDDEEIYPGDQIRVEMLCIDKSIYNYWYSLMQQSSGGGIAPSNPPTNISPSVFGYFSAQTISSKSIVVN is encoded by the coding sequence ATGAAAAAAACTATATTTTACATCCTATTGCTAGTGCTATTTATCTTAGCACAGTCATGCGAAAAAGTAATTGATATTCAAGTAAATGACGAAATAGGAAAGCTTGTTATTGAAGCAAGTATTAACAATACAAGTTCACAGCAAGAAATAAAGCTGAGTCGCAACGTATCTTTTTCCGCAGGCAATGATTACCCTTCAGTAAAAGGCGCTAGGGTTATTGTTTATGATAATGAAGAAAAAGAATATGTATTTCAAGAAACTATACCGGGAACTTATGTAGCAAAAGATTTTACTGGACAATCCGGAAGAAGCTATAGCATGGATATTCAAGTAAATGAGAGTAAATTTACTGCAAAATCTAAAATGCCTCAAGAGGTTCTGCTAGATTCTATTATAGCTGAAAAGCCAAAACTTGGAGACAAAGATACCCGCAATATAAAAGTATTTTACCGCGATCCTAAAGATGACGCTAACCAATATCGTTTTATTCTATTTGTTAACAATAAACAGATTAAAGATGTATATGCCCTAAATGACGATTTTAACAACGGTAATCCGGTTAGTATCACATTAAGACCAAGTGATGATGAGGAGATATATCCAGGAGATCAAATTCGTGTTGAAATGCTTTGCATTGATAAATCGATCTATAATTACTGGTATAGCCTCATGCAACAGTCTTCAGGAGGTGGCATTGCCCCCAGTAACCCACCAACTAATATAAGTCCAAGTGTATTTGGCTACTTCAGCGCCCAAACTATATCAAGCAAAAGTATAGTTGTTAATTAA
- a CDS encoding LytR/AlgR family response regulator transcription factor: protein MNIEQLSIKYIVIEDEPFARRGLVQLLKNYNFLDCMGMYSNTDDARMIMETQDLDLIFLDIHLAEESGLEFAKQIPPSIQVIFTTAYPNYALESYDLNALDYLLKPIAEDRLKKALDKAISYFQNKAYDKQALQPTDHIFVKSDRKLFRLALDEIQYIEAMKDYVMIHSKDKKLMVAMNIKTILNKLPSMDFVRVNKSFVVNLKKIESVDNHWVTVAGFEMPLGASFKENLLTRIDKQTINR, encoded by the coding sequence ATGAATATAGAACAGTTAAGCATTAAGTATATTGTTATTGAGGATGAGCCTTTTGCAAGAAGGGGATTGGTGCAATTACTAAAAAATTATAACTTCTTAGATTGTATGGGTATGTATAGTAATACTGACGATGCCCGCATGATTATGGAAACGCAAGATCTTGATTTGATTTTTTTAGATATTCATTTAGCAGAGGAGAGTGGATTGGAGTTTGCAAAGCAAATTCCACCGTCAATTCAAGTCATATTTACAACAGCCTATCCTAATTATGCTTTAGAAAGCTATGATCTGAATGCCTTAGATTATTTATTAAAACCTATTGCTGAAGATCGGTTAAAAAAAGCTTTAGATAAGGCTATCAGCTATTTTCAAAATAAAGCTTATGATAAACAGGCTTTACAACCAACCGATCATATTTTTGTTAAGTCTGACCGAAAATTATTTCGTCTTGCACTAGACGAGATCCAGTACATCGAGGCAATGAAAGATTATGTTATGATACATAGTAAAGACAAAAAATTAATGGTTGCTATGAATATAAAAACAATCTTAAATAAGTTGCCAAGTATGGATTTTGTACGTGTGAATAAATCATTTGTAGTAAATCTTAAAAAGATTGAAAGTGTGGATAATCATTGGGTAACTGTTGCTGGGTTCGAAATGCCTTTGGGTGCTAGTTTTAAAGAGAACCTATTAACGCGTATTGACAAGCAGACAATTAATAGGTGA